In Methanophagales archaeon, a genomic segment contains:
- a CDS encoding winged helix-turn-helix domain-containing protein: MTGVQAKVEVVSGEDALETDWMVYNFICSHAHCTIYEISKHLNCSISKVIQSVRRLVDANMVRMEEEVVGGGITEVIVPVKWTEYFTEDELKEIKAMKASSTSDSVHTHRG; encoded by the coding sequence ATGACCGGGGTGCAGGCAAAGGTAGAAGTAGTATCAGGGGAGGATGCTTTGGAAACCGATTGGATGGTCTATAATTTCATATGCAGTCACGCGCACTGCACTATTTACGAGATTTCAAAGCATCTGAATTGTTCCATAAGCAAGGTCATACAATCCGTAAGAAGATTGGTAGATGCGAATATGGTGCGAATGGAGGAGGAAGTTGTCGGAGGAGGGATAACGGAAGTGATAGTGCCGGTGAAATGGACAGAATACTTTACGGAGGATGAACTAAAAGAAATAAAAGCAATGAAAGCTTCTTCAACGTCAGATTCTGTTCATACACATCGTGGATGA